A genomic window from Paenibacillus sp. FSL K6-0276 includes:
- a CDS encoding alpha/beta fold hydrolase — protein sequence MKEQFVSIPNGSHNIPGIMVSPSGATKDKPAPMVLLLHGTGGNKNELGDIYKRLAAQLASRGYASLRIDFAGGGDSSQPYVENNFDDSVADALKSVEFLTNDSGIDNNRIGVLGYSQGGRIAQVVAGRVPKVKALATWSSAPSNGAEDLELMFKVTDEAHEKGSVMVTMPWGTQLEFGKKFFTAMENSRALDEIAKYKGPLLAIGGSEDPVVSPLLARKLVQHAGSTDVNLRIIDGADHGFNIFVGDKLNPDQSIAEGLLKITTDWFAEKL from the coding sequence ATGAAAGAACAGTTCGTATCGATTCCTAACGGAAGTCATAATATTCCCGGTATAATGGTAAGCCCATCAGGAGCAACAAAGGATAAACCAGCTCCTATGGTATTGCTGTTGCATGGTACGGGTGGTAATAAAAATGAACTTGGAGATATCTACAAACGACTAGCTGCTCAATTGGCATCAAGAGGATATGCATCTTTGCGGATCGACTTTGCAGGAGGCGGGGATAGTTCCCAACCCTATGTTGAGAATAATTTCGATGATTCAGTCGCGGATGCTCTGAAATCGGTCGAATTCCTCACTAATGATTCAGGAATAGATAATAATCGGATCGGTGTATTGGGTTACAGCCAAGGAGGACGAATAGCGCAAGTAGTAGCAGGCCGCGTACCAAAAGTAAAAGCACTTGCAACCTGGTCATCCGCGCCGTCAAACGGTGCAGAAGATTTAGAGCTTATGTTCAAAGTTACCGATGAAGCCCATGAGAAAGGTTCGGTTATGGTTACGATGCCATGGGGTACTCAATTAGAATTCGGTAAAAAATTCTTTACAGCGATGGAAAATTCTCGTGCTCTTGATGAGATTGCCAAATATAAAGGCCCATTGCTCGCAATTGGAGGTTCTGAAGATCCTGTCGTTTCACCTCTATTGGCAAGGAAATTAGTGCAACATGCTGGGAGTACCGATGTGAATCTGCGTATTATTGATGGAGCAGATCATGGTTTCAACATATTCGTTGGTGACAAATTAAATCCTGATCAATCCATTGCAGAGGGACTCTTAAAGATAACAACAGACTGGTTTGCTGAAAAACTGTAA
- a CDS encoding MFS transporter: MTELNASAAKSQEYTIKKAVPVLLLLFLLCLVIDGSFKIVSVDIAKDFNISATMVSWQATLAGLVFGIGAVVYAALSDTISIRRLISIGIVIICVGSVMGFVFQHSYIMVVISRVIQTMGLTSAETLYVIFVTKQLPLNEQKKFLGLSTSSFALSQVIGSLTGGYVSTYFHWTTLFLVSLVTLFILPFILKYLPKEEKRGLNVDVTGLFLVGVTAATLLFYITNFNTIYLIAFIVALVLFLTYINKSSKAFISLSFFKNKQFISLLSIVFVIYSVQLAYIFLFPFLLGNIFNMRLDTISLLLIPSFVLAATVGALSGKVAKKLGSKQCIMIAMSGITVSLLVGAFFIESSVMLIISMILFACSYAFMYAPLIDSYVGTVGKEKSGTAIGFYNLIMGVGASIGIAYTAVMMDKPSLQLLPNINNPVASVYSTILVVLSLVTLFSLFLYWVLVGRLIKK; the protein is encoded by the coding sequence ATGACAGAACTAAACGCAAGCGCAGCGAAATCTCAAGAATATACTATAAAGAAAGCTGTACCTGTTCTATTATTATTATTTTTATTATGTTTGGTCATCGACGGTTCATTTAAAATTGTTTCGGTAGATATAGCAAAAGATTTTAATATATCTGCGACGATGGTATCCTGGCAAGCGACCTTAGCAGGACTTGTTTTTGGGATCGGGGCTGTGGTATACGCCGCTTTGTCCGATACCATCAGTATCCGAAGACTTATTAGTATAGGTATTGTAATAATATGTGTTGGTTCAGTGATGGGTTTTGTTTTTCAACATTCGTATATTATGGTTGTTATTTCACGAGTCATTCAAACGATGGGGCTGACATCCGCAGAAACTTTATATGTGATCTTTGTGACTAAACAATTGCCTCTAAATGAACAAAAGAAATTTTTAGGATTAAGTACAAGCAGCTTTGCATTGTCTCAAGTAATAGGATCCTTGACCGGCGGATACGTTTCTACTTATTTCCATTGGACGACCCTGTTTTTAGTTTCATTGGTAACTCTATTCATTCTTCCTTTTATTCTGAAATATCTGCCAAAAGAAGAGAAAAGAGGTCTAAATGTCGATGTAACTGGTTTATTCCTGGTGGGAGTAACTGCAGCAACTCTATTATTCTATATTACTAACTTTAATACTATTTATCTTATAGCGTTTATTGTCGCCCTCGTCCTGTTCTTAACCTATATCAACAAAAGTTCTAAAGCGTTCATTAGCCTTTCATTTTTCAAAAATAAGCAATTCATTTCTTTGTTATCGATAGTTTTTGTTATTTACTCTGTACAATTAGCCTATATCTTTTTGTTTCCATTTCTTCTGGGAAATATTTTCAATATGAGACTTGATACGATTTCGTTACTGCTAATCCCGTCTTTTGTCTTAGCGGCAACGGTTGGGGCGCTTTCCGGAAAAGTAGCGAAAAAGTTAGGAAGCAAGCAATGCATCATGATAGCAATGTCGGGTATTACCGTTAGTTTGTTGGTAGGTGCATTCTTTATCGAAAGCTCTGTTATGCTGATCATTTCAATGATTCTATTCGCTTGTTCTTACGCGTTTATGTATGCTCCGTTAATTGATTCATACGTTGGTACAGTTGGGAAGGAAAAGTCTGGTACCGCGATTGGATTTTACAACTTAATTATGGGTGTAGGCGCTTCTATCGGTATTGCTTATACGGCGGTAATGATGGATAAGCCATCATTACAATTGCTTCCTAACATAAATAATCCGGTCGCTTCCGTATACAGTACTATTTTAGTGGTTCTTTCCCTCGTTACGCTTTTCAGCTTATTCCTGTACTGGGTTTTGGTGGGACGTCTAATTAAGAAATAG
- a CDS encoding alpha/beta hydrolase, whose translation MTNRKWRKNGPILSTENQRGYFDIPYGTASDAQKLDIWLPEGDGPFPVIVSIHGGGFVACDKRQKDMIEPMLEGRNRGYAIVSINYRLTDEVIFPEPVRDVKMAIRFIKKNAAKFHLDPQKIATWGGSAGGYLALMTAVFANETLFDTEQDPNKDIPTDISAVVSWYPVSDFSRLDHDLQVNYILQENSLYEPVDISDEYEDVFPISKRNEFPFHTKEGVLEKLVGGPIEELGQQVKRLNPMSYINKDIPKILLQHGGGDDITPMQQSIDFALKVNHLFGREHAKVEIFPNAIHSSVIFETKTNIGRVLDFIDIELKK comes from the coding sequence ATGACAAATAGAAAATGGAGAAAAAACGGACCCATTTTAAGTACCGAAAATCAGAGAGGTTATTTTGATATCCCCTATGGCACAGCGTCCGACGCTCAAAAGCTAGATATTTGGCTACCTGAAGGAGATGGTCCCTTTCCTGTAATTGTTTCCATACATGGTGGAGGATTTGTAGCCTGCGATAAACGCCAAAAAGATATGATTGAGCCGATGCTTGAAGGCCGAAATAGAGGGTATGCCATTGTTTCCATAAATTACAGACTGACGGATGAAGTGATATTTCCTGAACCAGTAAGAGACGTAAAGATGGCCATTCGTTTTATCAAAAAGAATGCTGCCAAATTTCATTTGGATCCGCAAAAAATTGCCACTTGGGGTGGTTCCGCAGGTGGTTATTTAGCCCTTATGACAGCGGTTTTTGCTAATGAAACTCTGTTTGATACTGAACAGGATCCCAACAAAGATATTCCTACGGACATATCGGCGGTTGTTTCTTGGTATCCGGTTTCCGACTTTTCTCGTTTGGATCACGATTTACAGGTGAATTATATTCTCCAGGAAAACTCACTATACGAACCGGTGGATATCAGTGACGAATACGAAGACGTCTTCCCTATCTCAAAGCGCAACGAATTCCCTTTTCATACAAAGGAGGGTGTCTTAGAGAAGTTGGTTGGAGGTCCCATAGAAGAGTTGGGTCAGCAAGTTAAAAGATTGAATCCTATGAGTTATATCAATAAAGATATTCCAAAGATTTTGTTGCAGCATGGAGGTGGCGATGATATTACGCCGATGCAACAATCAATCGATTTCGCATTGAAAGTAAATCACCTTTTCGGTAGAGAACACGCTAAGGTTGAGATTTTTCCAAATGCTATTCATTCCTCGGTGATATTTGAAACGAAAACGAATATTGGACGTGTTTTGGATTTTATCGATATTGAATTAAAGAAATGA
- a CDS encoding alpha-glucosidase, giving the protein MNRTWWKEATAYQIYPRSFMDSNGDGVGDLQGVISKLDYLQDLGINVIWICPIYKSPNDDNGYDISDYQDIMAEFGSMADFDQLLNEVHARGMKLILDLVINHTSDEHPWFVEARSSKDNAKRDYYIWRDPKDGKEPNNWESIFSGSIWEFDPATEQYFMHVFSKRQPDLNWENPEVRQELYGMVNWWLDKGIDGFRVDAISHIKKIPGLPDLPNPENLPYVSSGEGHMNREGIHDFLQELKQETFDRYDIMTVGEASGVSVDQAEMWVGEEQGKFNMIFQFEHLALWNKSVTGGLDVLELKSALSRWQKGLEGRGWNALFIENHDQPRSVSTWGNDGEYWKASAKSLATMYFLMQGTPFIYQGQEIGMTNVRFDSMDDYDDVAMKNLYRLETEAGKSHEEVMEVIWKNGRDNSRTPMQWDDSENAGFSSGKPWMKVNPNYSEINVERAKQDPDSIYHHYKKLIALRAANPITVYGTYDLILPEDERIYAYTRTLGNEKLLVMSNLTSEEALFDLPFDLEFDSSELLLNNYEVDPAEKIETVALRPYESRVYMLVNAPVEQEAIRESVPAATV; this is encoded by the coding sequence TTGAACAGAACATGGTGGAAAGAAGCCACAGCGTATCAAATTTACCCACGGAGCTTTATGGATAGTAATGGCGATGGCGTTGGAGATCTGCAGGGAGTTATCTCAAAACTTGATTATTTACAGGACCTTGGCATCAATGTCATTTGGATCTGTCCTATTTATAAATCCCCGAACGATGATAATGGATATGATATTTCAGATTACCAGGATATTATGGCGGAATTCGGCAGTATGGCCGACTTCGATCAGCTGCTAAACGAGGTTCATGCACGAGGCATGAAGCTGATTCTGGATCTTGTCATTAACCATACTTCTGACGAGCATCCTTGGTTTGTTGAAGCACGTTCCAGCAAGGACAATGCGAAACGGGATTATTATATTTGGAGAGATCCTAAGGACGGAAAGGAACCGAATAACTGGGAGAGTATTTTTAGCGGTTCGATCTGGGAGTTCGACCCTGCTACAGAGCAATATTTCATGCATGTGTTCTCCAAAAGACAGCCTGACCTCAACTGGGAGAATCCTGAAGTGCGTCAGGAATTATACGGTATGGTCAATTGGTGGCTGGATAAAGGGATCGACGGCTTCCGAGTAGATGCTATTTCACATATTAAGAAAATTCCAGGTCTTCCTGATCTGCCAAATCCAGAGAATCTTCCGTACGTATCATCCGGTGAGGGTCATATGAATCGGGAAGGAATTCACGATTTTCTACAAGAGCTTAAGCAGGAAACATTTGATCGCTATGACATTATGACCGTTGGTGAAGCAAGCGGAGTGAGTGTTGATCAAGCGGAGATGTGGGTAGGCGAGGAACAGGGTAAATTCAATATGATTTTTCAGTTCGAGCATTTAGCCCTTTGGAATAAGAGCGTCACAGGTGGGTTGGATGTTCTAGAGCTAAAATCAGCACTCTCCCGTTGGCAAAAAGGTCTTGAGGGCAGAGGCTGGAACGCATTATTTATCGAGAATCACGACCAACCGCGTTCAGTTTCTACTTGGGGGAATGATGGTGAGTACTGGAAGGCGTCGGCCAAATCGCTGGCTACAATGTATTTCCTAATGCAAGGAACACCATTTATTTATCAGGGCCAAGAAATTGGGATGACCAATGTGCGATTTGATTCGATGGATGATTACGATGATGTGGCGATGAAGAACCTGTATCGTTTAGAGACAGAAGCCGGAAAATCACATGAGGAAGTCATGGAGGTCATCTGGAAGAACGGTCGCGACAATTCCAGAACGCCAATGCAATGGGATGACTCTGAGAACGCTGGTTTCAGTAGTGGTAAGCCTTGGATGAAGGTCAATCCGAATTATTCGGAGATCAATGTGGAGCGTGCGAAGCAGGACCCTGATTCCATCTATCATCATTACAAAAAGCTAATCGCACTTCGGGCCGCTAATCCAATTACCGTTTATGGAACCTATGATTTGATTCTGCCTGAAGATGAACGAATCTACGCTTATACTCGGACACTTGGCAATGAGAAATTGCTGGTCATGTCAAACCTGACTTCAGAGGAGGCACTGTTCGACCTTCCGTTTGATTTGGAATTCGACTCCAGTGAGTTGCTGTTGAATAACTATGAAGTTGACCCTGCCGAGAAGATCGAGACTGTGGCGTTACGCCCTTACGAATCTCGTGTGTATATGCTGGTTAACGCACCTGTAGAGCAAGAGGCAATTCGTGAGAGTGTGCCTGCAGCAACTGTTTAA
- a CDS encoding stalk domain-containing protein, with amino-acid sequence MTTDSAVKADGTEWQWTVGDKNKINVTQTSGIQNAVSITSGHRNHYVLLKDGHVLAWGTNEFGQTGLGVRDFMINTPQPVKKSIQVMLNNNEMELTMPPLLLNNSTYAPLRGIFQQMGVNVRWDVPSRSVIAMKESTSTTLILNSVNGQTTVNGKVIATDQKPVFINDSVYVPLRLISEMLGAKVEWDAEAYAVQIHSN; translated from the coding sequence ATGACAACAGACTCCGCAGTGAAAGCCGATGGGACAGAATGGCAGTGGACAGTTGGCGATAAGAATAAGATTAATGTTACGCAGACTAGTGGTATTCAAAATGCAGTTTCAATTACTAGCGGGCATAGAAATCATTATGTACTCTTAAAAGACGGTCATGTTCTCGCATGGGGAACGAATGAATTCGGACAGACAGGCTTGGGGGTTAGAGATTTTATGATTAATACGCCTCAGCCCGTGAAAAAATCGATTCAGGTGATGTTGAACAATAATGAAATGGAACTGACCATGCCTCCTTTACTGCTCAACAATTCTACGTACGCTCCGTTAAGAGGAATATTTCAGCAAATGGGAGTGAATGTACGCTGGGACGTTCCATCGAGATCAGTTATTGCCATGAAGGAATCTACATCTACTACGCTAATCTTAAATTCGGTAAATGGACAAACGACTGTAAATGGAAAAGTGATAGCCACAGATCAAAAACCAGTCTTCATTAATGATAGTGTATATGTACCATTAAGACTAATCAGTGAAATGTTAGGTGCTAAGGTAGAGTGGGATGCTGAAGCTTATGCTGTTCAAATCCATTCGAATTAA
- a CDS encoding LTA synthase family protein — MKKDFQIKNKPFLIFSFILLLKCAVAWFVVFSDGPNWSMLLTEIPFFFIVFGLIEWMASKRKFLYYMIANLLISVIYFAVLMYYKYYGIIATYHALEQADKVTKVGESTYSLLDPYYLFIFVDIVVFMFFMYRPKYIAIWKERGMNLRMNRTALLGIISVSLAICVFNVWPNHASMNENKKAESMGILNYEVYTIFADTTEKEEMIDSKEITQQAVDATKGITEPVSPKYWAAAQGKNLIVVQMESFQNFLLGLRIDGQEVTPNLNKLIASDHYFNNFYTNAGQGTTSDAEFVVNTSLYVPHHEVATSSNYMTKELPSLPKLMKANGYNTATFHTNSVEFWNRKTLYKVLGFDKYYDQSFYGDDDHIAFGSSDEVLYAKTVPELVKMDAEDDPFYAMVISMSAHHPYKMPESKFKMTLPKRYEGTLVGDYILAQNYADYAMGQFLDQLKSSGLWEDSVIVFYGDHQGVSLYSLDGNEKSLMEEMVGHEYGYTDMFNVPLIVHAPGVGQPTVYTQTGGQIDILPTVANLLGISMKDQLHFGEDLMNQQTNLLPVRHCLPTGSFINDTSLYLTGVDYDDGNNYNLSDGSETEGGSKKAQFDAVQRLLNMSKSYILQRPDLPSTDDGEQSK; from the coding sequence GTGAAAAAAGATTTTCAGATCAAAAACAAGCCCTTTCTAATCTTTAGCTTCATCCTGCTCTTAAAATGCGCAGTGGCCTGGTTCGTGGTATTTAGTGACGGTCCTAACTGGAGCATGCTGCTTACAGAGATTCCGTTCTTCTTCATCGTATTTGGACTCATTGAGTGGATGGCTTCCAAGCGGAAGTTTCTGTATTACATGATAGCTAACTTATTGATTTCAGTGATTTATTTTGCCGTTCTGATGTATTACAAGTATTACGGAATAATTGCTACCTATCATGCCTTGGAACAAGCGGATAAAGTAACCAAAGTAGGCGAAAGCACGTACTCCTTGCTGGACCCTTACTATTTGTTCATTTTTGTGGATATTGTAGTCTTCATGTTCTTTATGTACCGTCCAAAATACATTGCGATTTGGAAAGAAAGAGGCATGAACCTGCGCATGAACCGAACTGCCTTGCTCGGGATTATCAGCGTTTCTCTTGCGATCTGTGTCTTTAATGTTTGGCCGAATCACGCCAGTATGAACGAGAATAAAAAGGCGGAGAGTATGGGGATTCTCAATTACGAGGTATATACCATTTTTGCCGACACCACGGAAAAGGAAGAAATGATCGACAGCAAAGAAATTACGCAACAGGCTGTGGACGCTACAAAAGGGATTACGGAACCAGTCTCACCCAAGTATTGGGCAGCGGCTCAAGGCAAGAATCTAATTGTGGTGCAAATGGAATCTTTTCAGAATTTCCTGCTTGGCTTACGCATTGATGGACAGGAAGTGACTCCAAATCTAAATAAACTTATAGCAAGTGATCATTATTTCAATAACTTCTATACGAATGCGGGGCAAGGGACAACATCGGATGCAGAATTTGTAGTGAATACATCGCTATATGTTCCTCATCACGAAGTAGCCACTTCCTCCAACTATATGACTAAGGAACTTCCGAGCCTGCCTAAGCTGATGAAAGCTAATGGATACAATACGGCCACCTTTCACACCAACAGCGTGGAATTCTGGAACCGCAAAACCTTATATAAGGTGCTAGGCTTTGATAAATACTACGATCAGTCCTTCTATGGAGATGATGATCACATCGCATTTGGATCTTCGGATGAGGTTCTGTATGCCAAGACGGTTCCTGAACTGGTCAAAATGGACGCTGAAGACGATCCTTTTTATGCAATGGTCATCTCAATGAGTGCTCATCACCCTTATAAAATGCCAGAATCTAAATTTAAAATGACGCTGCCTAAACGGTACGAAGGAACCCTTGTCGGCGACTATATTTTAGCCCAAAATTATGCGGACTACGCCATGGGACAATTCCTAGACCAACTGAAGTCCAGCGGGTTATGGGAAGATAGCGTGATTGTCTTCTACGGAGATCATCAAGGTGTATCACTGTATTCCCTTGACGGCAATGAGAAATCATTAATGGAGGAAATGGTCGGACACGAATATGGATATACGGATATGTTCAACGTTCCTCTCATTGTTCATGCCCCAGGCGTAGGCCAACCTACTGTGTATACACAAACCGGCGGTCAGATCGACATCTTACCAACTGTAGCTAATCTGTTAGGGATTTCTATGAAGGACCAGCTCCACTTCGGAGAAGACCTGATGAATCAACAGACCAATCTGCTACCTGTTAGACACTGTCTTCCTACTGGTTCTTTTATTAATGACACAAGCTTATATTTGACTGGTGTCGATTACGATGATGGAAATAACTATAACCTAAGCGATGGCTCTGAAACTGAGGGCGGTTCGAAAAAAGCGCAATTTGATGCCGTCCAGCGACTCCTGAATATGTCTAAAAGTTATATTCTGCAACGGCCAGATTTACCTTCTACGGATGATGGAGAACAGAGCAAATAA